The Topomyia yanbarensis strain Yona2022 chromosome 3, ASM3024719v1, whole genome shotgun sequence nucleotide sequence CTAATCTTCCAACTATCATATCACATGATTTGGTGTTCTTGGTATGTGGAATAAACATAAAGATGTGACATGGGGTGCTGGAGGCGCACTGGAATCCTGTCAATTCTATTTTCCATTGGATTGTCAACTCTAAATATGTCACCAGGGGGGCGTTCATGGGTGATGTTGCGGGTTGATGGTCgaatggagggggggggggggggggttattaCCTAACATGAATTAACGAGATGAAAACTACACACTTCTTGAGGCTTTTTTCGGGGAGACGTTTCTACGGTGAGCGactctcattgtttactttctctacGTCAACTCTGCGTAgtatgctagtcaaaaccaccgtctttctatctgtactgtaaaataagttaaaaattGTACAGTGATGCTGTTAACgtgaagcgatgccaaaatcaTAACAAAGGTTCGGTTATGTTCGGGTTACGTGCAGCATCTGTGTGCGGTTAGAAAGTACTATACCGATATGAGATGGCACGCACACAAGCGTATCAttcagcaatcagctgactgatttttgcaccacgtgtttcatttattttaaaaataaaaaggtacaaatttcccaaacgaatcaaaattccgtgaagagaatctattcatcagcttgtgctaacatgcctgcatacagtgatacaatttctaagcaaACTGATATAAGACATTCAAGTTACAAAAGATTTTGTCTTGCGCGTCAATGCTgccaatgttttgattttgacgatgaaataagaagaagaagaagaagaaacgaCTACGgccattttagctgccaccttgtgGCTTTATTCAGCATTTCCTTAAGAtcgaaagggggggggggttgatagGGTGGGGGGTCACTCATTGTGGATGTGCCGTTTTCAATAAGGGCTCTAGACTTactttttctgccgaatctcagcttggGAAGGGTGATGCAGAaaaatacttgtttttgtgtGTGTCGATCTcttcatttttttgtattttctgcATTTTAAGTTTTAGCACGTTGTTGTATATTAATATAATAGTTATATTTGGTCTTCTTGTCTACCATTCTTCCTTTCTATTTCTAGTAGTTAGCAAAATATAAGGCGCGCCTGTTGTCGGTTGTACGTTCGACATACAAAATCGGTCGTTTCAGATACCTAAGTGGTGCTGATCGTATACGGCTCAAAAACCACTCACATAAAACCGCGCGCGAATATTAATTGCATAAGAGTCGGTATCTCACTCAATCGCTCGTGGTGTAAAGAAACATTACATAGCTGCCGTTGTATTGCTTATAATAATATCAATCTATACTTCGAAATATTCCATTACATCACTATAACCGCGTCTATTTCAGCAAATGTCTCGAAAAAGTGAAAGTAAAAATAATCACTTCACGTTATTTTGTATTGTTCTTTGGATGTCGTGTTTCGCCGGAATACAGAAACAAGGgataataaaatcgttcacaaaccgtttgattcaatttaatATAAGTAACACTCCCGACAGTCCTCTGTCCGGAGCTgacgttacatttttacattgccgaattaattcaacaaacgataaatctttcATATATTGCCCAgaacaataaacacatgataatacTTCTGAACTTGCATAAATCGTAtgacttatcaaggtgaatccagatttgtgtagcTCTTTACCCCATTCCACTAACAAAAACttcttcccgtggcaaacgtggatatgcagagtagggttcgtcgcggtgcggatgtgggcggtaaatggatagtccgcaccgcaaccgcagcaaaataataaaaccgcaccgcttaccgcaaccgcattgcatttaccgcaccgcaccgcgcggtaatgcggtaaaaatcatgtattttaaagttgtgctgaaaaattattcatttattttgtagagccatttatagtaaaatgttattcttatttacatgAAAATTATCTTCgacagaatgtaacatttatgaaattattcaactttgcaagttttattaagaggggttttggcgtgaaaaaaaaacactttttctcgattttttttaaactttgcgtgaagcgaactgatcaaaacttttgtacattatagtgtatcatttcaataacatgctgtaatttttccatgcaaaaatatcgacaaacgactcggtgacgaagatttttgtagaaagtctctggaaaaacatgatttgcggtgttacttgccattcaaaaactacttaaccgatttctttcaaactttgtatacagattctatgtagAAATACCAAACCCCTACTTTAATCTttcaagataaattttcaattaaggcaaaaactgtccaaactatacaacatttggcatctgggctaactttgacacttgtcacaatatgaaggaagaCCTTGAGGGGGACTTTGAGAAAACCAAAAAATCGCAATgtcctacactaacttcgaaagctttactttcaaaaagttacaaaatactcctaactgaaaaatattatttgttaatttggtagaaaatattcccagttggacgaacaatggagGCACgcgaaaaaattcctccaaatttgtttggtttgatgatgataattacattctttggattgtttttaagccgtagtatcattagttaatcaaaattcacagttgagaaaatgtcatcgaaaacgattcataattccacgattgccaagaggaatcaggagaaatgatgcattttgtaattggatttgacagtaaaattcaattgtttttcaatgattggattttgcgttttatgtatttgaaaaggtataagtataaaataaatagttttcaaaatatgtcttaaaaataatgctgccaaattatattggacacagcttatagattttatttcttagtaacagtatgttttatcacatttgaatgaccaaaatataaaaaatcaagtagcgataggtcgagaATACAGATTATagtcggatttcttttcaaatcattgtcaagcctatggaaattagagcaattaaatgtttatcatgtttctctattgtagggtaataaaaAACTCGAAGGTTCTGACAGAGAGatgttcctaataatgacattgctaagcattcgttcagaaaataaatctagttgcgtccttctcaaatggtaaaagtcatagttttaattcactttttaatgcagactgcagactttatcaattattttttgaagtgcggttgcggtaataccgcgcggtaaaagctcatttcccgcaccgcaaccgcgggaaaaagtgtctcaccgcaccgcagtttttgcggtgcgggtgcggtaaataccgcgcggttgcggtaattaccgcaaccgcgacgaaccctatgcagaggtatacacggtctccataacaacgtttgttacactaacattcctttccttccccgatgactgtaaggacgtggccggcgccgttattgtcctttcaaagtatagaactctcgactcccaggctccattcgttgattctctgtgcaattttgcCTGTTCTGgacaatcacggagtagcaactacgaattgtacagtcatcatgctcatgctcatataATCGTTTTACTTTGACTATAGTCTTGAGACGGTGAATGATAAATCGGTAAAAgggaacatttttcaaaaaattgctgTGGTGATACAGAGAGTGTATTCAAAATACCACACTTTACCACAATACCACAATTGAGTGACAGTAAATTTCATGAGGTGCCTCGTCGACGACAGTTGAATCggtcaaatgggcgattgaaagatTTACTCCGTTTAAGTCTCCGATGACACCATTCCAATTATACTTCAAAGAGATTATGAACATTGCAAACATAGTTTGAAGAGAGCTGTTACTTGTGCTGCAACAGGACACATTCTATTAGCGTTGCGGGAAATAATTCATGTCACATGAGGATGTAAAGGTCGAGCTCCTTAATTTGAAAAACACAATAGGTTTAAACGACTAACTTAGTTCATTCAGATGTAACTCAGATAATTATTTTGATTTGTTATATGTATAACTAAATCCAATGCATTGTAGTGGAATGTATTATAATCAAATGTAATGTTATGTATTGTAATGAAATCTAATGTAAAGTAATGTGATGTAATGTGCAATATTGTATGATGTTTGTATCAAAagataatgaggtttttacgcgcatttgatAGGTCGAATCctcaaatgggcttttcctcattcagcgtttcatgtagaccatgaaggtcagatgaaaaaaaataaataaaaaaaaataaaaaaataaataaataaataaaaacaaacaaaaaacagtTTATTTCGCCACCCTTTACataatcttcatgaaaatcagtaAATGGACGTCGGGCAACTATGGCAAAACTGCTTTTAAGTTTTCAAAGATGGCTACTTTTCTAGATTTTGTAAGTTGATCCTCAAGCGCACCCGTTCAATATGGACATTTGATTCGAATTATCAACTCCCAAGCGCGTTTTTTGTGCTTTCGTTGACTGCAGACACGTAACTCGCCGATCGCCAAGCAAATTAAAACTAAACAGAGGTTGTtctgaaaaataaaactatttgtatCTATTTTCAATCACGATATCACCATAAAAATGAAAAGCTCATGAACGACAAAGAAATTTTGCCCGAACTATAAAAATACATCACGAAGCAAAAGGTTTTTCTATTACTACATACTATCACTCCACACGTGAGTAACCCACTCGGTTTCATATACTGAGTAGTGCTAGTCTTACTGGTTGGAAGTCAGGTCGCTGTGTGATTTGAAGAATTCGATTCAAGTTCACCATTGGTGAAAGTTTATTATAATTTCAACTTCCTAGCTCAAACAACACCATAACCGCCAGGCATCCACGATGAAGCCTAAACCTATCATCCTATTGCTGTTAACTCATGTGCTGAAGaaagtttacatcgttgaagcCGTCAGCGACGACGAATACTGCCGAAAGGAAATTTGCCCCGATGGGAAGCAAAATATTGGCTGCGGTTGCAACTCGAAAGCGAAAACGCCTTACGGAGCCCAGTGTGCCGGAAAGAATCCTCGCCAAATATCTGTCAAAGGCAAACTGCGGTCTTTGATCTTACGAGAGCATAATTCAAGACGGAATGCGATTGCTTGTGGGCAAGTCGCTCCATATCCACCCGCTGCCAAGATGTTCGAAGTGGTACTGTCTCGGTGGCGAAACTTTCAAGGATTTATTCAAGTCAAACTTTGTAGATTGCGGGGTGGCATGGTAGCTATTAGCTACAAAACTGTATCCAAAActgttcatttttttaaaatctgtGTACTTCCTTGATATGGATTGAAATTTAGATACTAATGGGTTGAAATACCGAGCAAACTCGAGAAACTTATGATCAAAAGATGTTCGTTTAATTCTCTGAATCACTGCACTACAAAGTTTGCCGACACGTTTCGTATGCTAAGCATATTTACATATCAATTTCAGATTCCGTTTTATATgcatgtaaacaaatatggaaCTGATATGGATTTCATATGTATAGATAGATATATAAAGAGATATGTATATCATTCCAGCTGTGGGACGACGACCTTCAGAATCTGGCCTGGTGTAATGCAAGACGATGCGTTTATGGGCATGATGAGTGCCGTAATACGAAAAAGTTCCAACCGGCAGGGCAAAACATTGCATCCAAGACAGCTTGTAAAAAAGAACCGTTGAAGCCTGAGGATGTGATAGTTAGCAGTATTGATGCATGGTTTCTGGAACATAGAAATGCTACCCCGGCCATAGTCGAGCGTTATCCAGGAAAAGTAGCCAAGTATGTATAATTGACTTCAGTTCGACTGGCTTTTATCTATAACTACCATAAATCGAACTTTGTTGAGGAAGTATTTAAAACTGACAAGCACAAACAAGTCTAAAACGAAAATATCAAACACGCTGAGTACTTTTGGGTTTCATGAACGATACTGCTGGTGTTCCGAATCATAAACAAATCCGTTGTAAATCTCCGGAATATTAAATACTCATTCCCCGATTAGAAGATCATAAATAACTAACAAATAAACTCTCGTTTCAACTTGTTATTATTTTCTGTTAATTACTTAGTAATACTAACTAAATCTAATAGCTAACATAATTTGCTACAAAACTTTTTTTGTGTTATAAACTTGTTATTTTAGTCTGATCGGGTTGTTTTAACATTTACCTTCCACGTATGCACTTTGTTCGTTGACAACATATTTCCAGCAAAGTATTATCCTTAACACATAGCCATTAAAATCAAAGCTACATAATTAGAAATGAATTGCCCTTGTTAAAATTCGACGATTTGTTTCGAATTCTGCATGAATAAAACCTCAAATCAACTGCAAAATGctagaaaatcaaaaaaagcATATGAACTTGAAAAGTAACACAGCAAATTTGtgaataaaaagttatcaaattcataaaaattaatagaatgattaatataaatcaaattaataaaataaataaatgaaattacttcagcctatcaaattgaaaaatcaacgttcaaaaaaagtttacagaaaATAAGAGAATTTTTTCAAGCCAGCAAATAgtatgatatgaataaaacgaaCGACCGAACATAATTAATAAAGATATAAAATGCTGCATAAAATGTACGgactggaaaaaaataataaaacgaataaaaaaattaatgaataaaataaaaaaaaatacgttaaataaataaactaaataaaatcaataaaacaaacaacatgaataatatgaataaaattaatcaattaaataaatgaatagatgaaagaataaaataaacaaaatctaTGTAATTCATAACATATTAAAGCAagtataaaattaatagaataaattgaattgCATAATActaattatttggatgaaattaataaaatgaacgactggaaaaaatagattatttaaatgaataaactgaataaaatacacgaactggaaaaaatgaataaaatgcattaaatGAACGTAGTgcttaaaataagttaaatgcatgaaatagaataaactgatcagaatgaGTCCAAAGaattaaacgaataaaatagacgAATTTAAATCGTAtttagagttggcagcaccctctcaaattttaatgaaactttctgtacatgaagactttgtcacaaaagccactttgcatactttgtttttccaaaaatgatctagacggtcttttgaaaagggtcaaactttttccaccatttttttcaaatggctatagtctaaaaatgacaaatcctacaaaaaatgttgtaggagtgattttcacaatttttttttgtaaaaatattaaaaaaattcttcatcgactcctacactgaaaaaaatcgattttaaatatttaaagtcgatttacaaaaaaaaaatcatctttgatatgaatgaaattttattccaaGATAGACAATTATGTTCcaacctaccgtcaaaaatcaagctgggcacttttaaggaaaaaagttatttgaaagaacttttccttgtccaaactcatttttttcagcgtatttttATTCCCAGAGCCCAGAACCCATAATTCCGAGGAGAGAACCTAGACTCCGGATTTCATAgcacagagcccagagtcccgaggagatagcccagaatccagagtcgcgagtccttaacccaaaatactagaacgagtctagagtccagaatacagagttcagtgtcgagaatgcagagtccatagtccatagcgCAGCGATCAGAACCCAAAGTTCCGAAGACAAAgctcagaatccagaatccagagttccgagTGCAAAATGCAGAGTCCAGAGCGCAGAGTTCATAACCCAGCGTTCAGAGTTCAGATGCTAAGAGTCCAAAACCTAGAGTCCAGAGCCCAAAGTCCAAAAACCAGAGTCttatcccaaaatactgagcccagagtcctcagcacataccgtaaaccggggtgactttgatcatcggggtgacattgatcagtCCAAACTTTTTTCGCAGATTGCTTATTTGGCCCGAATAGTGTACCGAATCCTTTAAACTTGTAATGAGTTTTACTCtataacttataaaatactgatttgttatatgtttggagtatattgttcggtatTTGGgtaaaaaaccacaaaaaaaccgaaattttactttaccttattttacgaagcttcgtatagtgtctatttttttataaaacaaataaatcttagattTTAACTAGAGTAATAAATTCTAAGtgagttttaatttttctttaggGTGGAAtgcactaaatttttttttaaatagttcgcttattttaaaaacaattttctgtaaaactagttggcaataatttcagattatttccagctaaaat carries:
- the LOC131689854 gene encoding antigen 5 like allergen Cul n 1-like, giving the protein MKPKPIILLLLTHVLKKVYIVEAVSDDEYCRKEICPDGKQNIGCGCNSKAKTPYGAQCAGKNPRQISVKGKLRSLILREHNSRRNAIACGQVAPYPPAAKMFEVLWDDDLQNLAWCNARRCVYGHDECRNTKKFQPAGQNIASKTACKKEPLKPEDVIVSSIDAWFLEHRNATPAIVERYPGKVANGPIGHFTVLVNDRVERLGCSLIVYDAQVRPGSKKSCQTHYLVCNYSSTNFIQEPTYIKSRSPAQRCTSRSKQYSCLCGSDTKQPSTC